In Bacillus sp. NP247, one DNA window encodes the following:
- a CDS encoding NupC/NupG family nucleoside CNT transporter, with protein MQYVMSIIGILVVLGLCFALSNNKSKINFRAIAIMIGFQILIGWFMFGTKIGQQIIVFIGKVFNKLIKLGTTGVDFLFNGIQRDFVFFLNVLLIIVFFSALLSIFSYLGVLPFIVRIVGGAISKITGLPRVESFHAVNSVFFGSSEALIVIKNDLQHFNKNRMFIICCSAMSSVSASVTASYVMMLDAKYVLAALPLNLFSSLIVCSLLTPVDTKKEDEVIQKFDRTLFGDSFIGAMINGALDGLKVAGIVAALMIAFIGVMEVVNYVISAASGAMGYAVTLQQIFGYILAPFAFLMGIPTHDIIPAGGIMGTKIVLNEFVAILDLKGAAATLDPRTVGIVTVFLISFASISQIGAIVGTIRALSEKQGSVVSKFGWKMLFASTLASILSATIAGLFI; from the coding sequence ATGCAATATGTAATGAGCATTATCGGCATTCTTGTCGTTTTAGGTTTATGTTTTGCTTTGTCAAACAACAAAAGTAAAATCAACTTCCGTGCAATTGCTATTATGATTGGTTTTCAAATTTTAATCGGTTGGTTTATGTTTGGCACAAAGATTGGTCAACAAATCATTGTTTTCATTGGTAAAGTTTTCAACAAACTAATTAAACTTGGTACGACAGGTGTCGATTTTCTCTTTAATGGAATTCAAAGAGATTTTGTCTTTTTCTTAAACGTATTACTAATTATCGTATTTTTCTCAGCACTACTTTCTATCTTTAGTTACTTAGGTGTTTTACCATTCATCGTTCGCATTGTCGGCGGTGCAATTTCAAAAATTACTGGTTTACCACGCGTTGAATCATTCCACGCAGTAAATTCTGTATTCTTCGGTTCAAGTGAAGCGTTAATCGTTATTAAAAACGATTTACAGCATTTTAATAAAAACCGTATGTTTATCATTTGTTGTTCTGCGATGAGCTCTGTTTCTGCTTCTGTTACAGCATCATACGTAATGATGTTAGATGCGAAATATGTACTAGCAGCTCTTCCACTAAACTTATTCTCAAGCTTAATCGTTTGTTCGTTATTAACACCAGTTGATACGAAAAAGGAAGATGAAGTGATTCAAAAATTTGATAGAACTCTATTCGGAGACAGCTTTATCGGCGCAATGATTAACGGTGCGCTCGACGGTTTAAAAGTAGCTGGTATCGTTGCCGCATTAATGATCGCCTTTATCGGTGTTATGGAAGTTGTAAACTACGTAATTAGCGCAGCTTCAGGTGCAATGGGATATGCTGTTACTTTACAACAAATCTTCGGTTATATACTTGCTCCATTCGCATTCTTAATGGGTATCCCAACTCATGATATTATCCCAGCTGGTGGTATTATGGGTACGAAGATTGTCTTAAATGAATTCGTAGCAATCCTTGATTTAAAAGGCGCTGCTGCAACATTAGATCCACGTACAGTTGGAATCGTTACTGTATTCTTAATTAGCTTCGCAAGTATTAGCCAAATTGGTGCGATTGTTGGTACAATCCGTGCCCTTTCTGAAAAACAAGGAAGCGTCGTATCAAAATTTGGTTGGAAAATGCTATTTGCATCAACACTTGCTTCTATTTTATCTGCAACAATCGCTGGATTGTTTATTTAA
- the rlmD gene encoding 23S rRNA (uracil(1939)-C(5))-methyltransferase RlmD yields MSTKMTPPVEKNEFIDVVFEDLTHDGAGVAKVKGYPIFVKNGLPGEEAQIKIIKVKKNFAFGRLMKLHQESPYRKDAECPVYNECGGCQLQHLTYEGQLKAKEKQVRDVMQRIGGLSDVPVHPVLGMKNPWVYRNKAQVPIGEREGGLVAGFYRQGTHDIINMESCLIQAEENDTLIQEVKRICEKHGISAYNEERNKGTLRHVMARYGQVTGEIMLVFITRTAELPNKEAIIEEIAAKFPEVKSIVQNVNTKRTNVIFGDKTTVLYGSEYIYDFIGDIKFAISARSFYQVNPEQTKVLYDKTLEYAKLNGDETVIDAYCGIGSISLFLAQKAKKVYGVEIVPEAIEDANRNAALNNMTNAEFGVGEAEVVIPKWYKEGVIADTMVVDPPRKGCDEALLNTIIDMKPKRVVYVSCNPATLARDLKVLEEGGYKTQEVQPVDMFPHTTHVECVAWLKLV; encoded by the coding sequence ATGAGTACAAAAATGACGCCACCAGTTGAAAAAAACGAGTTTATAGATGTAGTGTTTGAAGATTTAACACATGATGGTGCCGGTGTTGCGAAAGTGAAGGGATATCCTATTTTCGTAAAAAACGGATTACCAGGTGAGGAAGCGCAAATTAAAATTATTAAAGTGAAGAAAAACTTCGCGTTTGGTCGTTTAATGAAGCTTCATCAAGAAAGTCCATATCGTAAAGATGCAGAATGCCCCGTGTACAACGAGTGCGGCGGTTGCCAGCTTCAGCACTTAACATATGAAGGACAATTAAAAGCGAAAGAAAAACAAGTACGTGATGTTATGCAGCGCATCGGTGGATTAAGTGATGTTCCTGTTCATCCTGTACTTGGCATGAAAAACCCGTGGGTATACCGCAATAAAGCACAAGTGCCAATTGGAGAACGTGAAGGTGGACTTGTAGCTGGTTTCTATCGTCAAGGAACGCATGACATCATTAATATGGAATCATGCTTAATTCAGGCGGAAGAAAACGATACATTAATTCAAGAAGTAAAACGTATTTGTGAAAAGCACGGTATTTCGGCTTACAATGAAGAGCGTAACAAAGGAACACTTCGCCACGTAATGGCTCGCTACGGACAAGTAACAGGGGAAATTATGCTTGTCTTCATTACACGTACAGCTGAATTGCCAAATAAAGAAGCAATCATTGAAGAAATCGCAGCGAAATTCCCAGAAGTAAAATCAATCGTTCAAAACGTAAACACGAAACGTACAAACGTTATTTTCGGAGACAAAACGACAGTACTGTACGGATCAGAATATATTTATGACTTTATCGGTGACATTAAATTTGCGATTTCAGCACGTTCATTCTATCAAGTAAACCCAGAACAAACGAAAGTGCTATACGATAAAACGTTAGAATACGCAAAATTAAATGGTGACGAAACAGTAATCGATGCCTATTGCGGAATCGGATCAATCTCCTTATTCCTAGCGCAAAAAGCGAAAAAAGTGTACGGTGTTGAAATTGTTCCAGAAGCAATCGAAGACGCAAACCGAAACGCAGCACTAAACAACATGACAAACGCTGAATTTGGCGTAGGAGAAGCAGAAGTAGTCATTCCAAAATGGTACAAAGAAGGCGTAATCGCCGACACAATGGTCGTCGACCCACCGCGTAAAGGCTGTGATGAAGCATTACTAAACACAATCATCGACATGAAGCCAAAGCGCGTCGTATACGTATCATGTAATCCAGCAACATTAGCACGCGACTTAAAAGTACTAGAAGAAGGCGGATATAAAACGCAGGAAGTACAACCTGTTGATATGTTCCCGCATACTACTCATGTGGAGTGTGTGGCTTGGCTTAAGTTGGTATAA
- a CDS encoding tRNA-dihydrouridine synthase produces MIDNFWRDLPRPFFVLAPMEDVTDVVFRHVVSEAGCPDVFFTEFTNSDSYCHPEGMKSVRGRLIFTEDEQPIVAHIWGDNPEYFRQMSIGMAELGFKGIDINMGCPVPNVASRGKGSGLILRPDVAAELIQAAKAGGLPVSVKTRLGFKELSEWEDWLTHIFKQDIANLSIHLRTREEMSQVDAHWELIPEIKKLRDRIAPNTLITINGDIPDRQTGMELAEKYGIDGVMIGRGIFKNPFAFEKEPREHSSKEHLDLLRLQLDLQDQYAEVLPRSITGLHRFFKIYVKGFPGAAELRNQLMNTKSTDEVRALLDKFVASVDKDGDSETV; encoded by the coding sequence ATGATAGATAATTTTTGGCGTGATTTACCACGACCGTTTTTCGTACTTGCACCAATGGAAGATGTGACAGACGTTGTTTTCCGTCACGTAGTAAGTGAAGCCGGTTGCCCGGATGTATTTTTCACAGAGTTTACAAACTCGGATAGCTATTGCCATCCAGAAGGTATGAAAAGTGTACGTGGCCGTTTAATTTTTACAGAAGATGAACAGCCGATAGTGGCGCATATTTGGGGAGATAATCCTGAATACTTCCGTCAAATGAGTATTGGCATGGCAGAGTTAGGATTTAAAGGTATTGATATTAATATGGGCTGCCCTGTACCGAATGTAGCATCAAGAGGAAAAGGTAGTGGCCTTATTCTACGTCCAGACGTTGCGGCAGAACTTATTCAAGCAGCAAAAGCGGGCGGACTACCTGTCAGCGTAAAAACACGACTTGGCTTTAAAGAGTTAAGTGAGTGGGAGGATTGGTTAACGCACATTTTCAAACAAGATATTGCGAACCTTTCTATTCACTTACGTACAAGAGAAGAAATGAGCCAAGTAGATGCGCACTGGGAACTAATTCCAGAAATTAAAAAATTACGTGACCGCATTGCACCAAATACGCTAATAACAATCAATGGAGACATTCCTGATCGTCAAACTGGAATGGAACTTGCTGAAAAATACGGTATTGATGGCGTTATGATTGGACGAGGTATCTTTAAAAATCCATTTGCTTTTGAAAAAGAGCCAAGAGAACATAGCAGTAAAGAACACCTTGATCTTCTAAGACTACAGCTTGATCTTCAAGATCAATATGCAGAAGTACTACCACGCTCAATCACAGGGCTTCATCGCTTCTTCAAAATTTATGTAAAAGGCTTCCCTGGAGCTGCTGAACTAAGAAATCAATTGATGAACACGAAATCAACTGATGAAGTGCGTGCGTTGCTTGATAAGTTTGTGGCGAGTGTTGATAAGGATGGAGATAGTGAAACAGTGTAA
- a CDS encoding GAF domain-containing sensor histidine kinase, whose product MLSDQTRYSRLANITKIINTKLELREVLQRVTMAISEEIVRCNAVGIYLPQEDGTFRGFAGKPETINGVTLDTQVIDPEIDLLAKEVIETKKTIYIPDTSKDHRPDPRPVAAFKIKSLLALPISFGQELFGLVFLFDYGVPMNLTDSEIQSVEAYVNMAAVAIQNANNLTQKENLIAEKQLLLDVTRDLSMCSSIQESFDKCFFYLGQILESKNMAAHLLDPLDKTTIKTTKLSKDCDWTEADWMEKSYEAKIQEVIQTKNIDSKGLLMIPLVSMGEILGVIVVGKEGKAHNYDNSQIQLAKSIVDATAPTFSNLLYMDQLESMVEERTRELAAANEKVTSVIESITDGFFTLNNKWEFTYVNKHQYFPQRKTAKDVLGKNIWDVFLSSVDAVMYKEFHRAMSERTTVHFESFSISDEYWHEVIAYPYDDGICCVFKNITEKKQYEQELKRLSNIDLIGQMAAGISHEIRNPMTTVRGFLQLLKEESIYEKHNKYFNLMIEELDRSNSIITEFLSMGNTKKSDLQMLDLNSIIHDSIPLIKIDTYNQNKYIQVDTNDIPELLLNRNEIRQLLINLYRNGLEAMSTGKVLTISTYKEGRNCVVLAVRDQGKGIRPEVLEKLGTPFYTTKDNGTGLGLGVCYAIAARHNAKIEIQTGSEGTTFFVKFNYENNEQ is encoded by the coding sequence ATGTTAAGTGATCAGACGAGATATTCTAGGCTCGCGAATATAACAAAAATAATAAATACAAAATTAGAACTACGTGAAGTATTGCAGCGTGTAACAATGGCGATATCAGAGGAGATTGTTAGGTGCAACGCTGTTGGAATTTATTTACCTCAGGAAGATGGAACATTTAGAGGTTTTGCAGGAAAACCAGAGACCATAAATGGCGTAACGCTCGATACTCAGGTAATTGATCCTGAAATAGACTTACTGGCAAAAGAAGTTATTGAAACCAAAAAAACCATTTATATTCCTGATACATCAAAGGATCATCGGCCGGATCCGAGACCAGTTGCTGCGTTCAAAATTAAGTCCTTATTAGCCCTGCCTATCTCATTTGGACAAGAGTTATTTGGTCTGGTTTTTTTATTTGATTATGGAGTTCCAATGAACTTAACAGATTCAGAGATTCAAAGTGTTGAAGCTTATGTAAATATGGCTGCGGTCGCAATTCAAAATGCAAATAATTTAACACAAAAGGAAAACCTTATTGCCGAGAAGCAGCTATTACTAGATGTTACCCGTGATTTATCAATGTGTTCCTCGATACAGGAGAGTTTTGATAAATGTTTTTTTTACTTAGGACAGATTTTAGAGAGTAAAAACATGGCTGCCCACCTTTTAGATCCGCTAGACAAAACAACGATTAAAACAACAAAGTTAAGCAAGGACTGTGATTGGACAGAAGCGGATTGGATGGAGAAAAGCTATGAAGCCAAGATCCAAGAGGTTATTCAAACAAAAAATATAGATAGTAAGGGTCTACTGATGATTCCATTGGTTTCAATGGGAGAAATATTAGGGGTAATCGTCGTTGGCAAAGAGGGAAAAGCTCACAATTACGATAATTCCCAAATTCAACTGGCAAAATCTATCGTTGATGCCACAGCTCCTACGTTTTCAAACTTGTTATATATGGATCAACTTGAAAGTATGGTGGAAGAGCGAACGAGAGAACTAGCTGCTGCTAATGAAAAAGTTACAAGTGTGATTGAAAGTATTACGGATGGATTCTTTACTTTGAATAATAAATGGGAATTTACGTACGTAAATAAGCATCAATATTTTCCACAAAGAAAAACAGCAAAAGATGTATTAGGCAAGAATATATGGGATGTTTTCCTGAGTAGCGTCGACGCAGTTATGTATAAGGAATTTCATCGTGCAATGTCAGAGCGAACTACAGTTCATTTCGAATCTTTTTCTATCTCTGATGAATATTGGCACGAAGTTATTGCATACCCGTATGATGATGGTATTTGTTGTGTTTTTAAAAACATAACGGAAAAAAAGCAATATGAGCAGGAATTGAAAAGGTTATCCAACATAGATTTAATAGGGCAAATGGCAGCAGGTATCAGCCATGAGATTAGAAATCCAATGACAACAGTACGAGGGTTTTTGCAGTTATTAAAAGAAGAGAGCATCTATGAGAAACATAATAAGTACTTTAATTTAATGATTGAAGAACTTGACCGTTCCAATTCTATTATTACGGAATTTCTCTCAATGGGTAATACAAAGAAATCGGATTTACAGATGTTAGATTTAAATTCAATTATCCACGATAGTATTCCTTTAATAAAAATTGATACGTATAATCAAAATAAATATATTCAAGTCGATACAAATGACATTCCGGAATTACTTTTAAATCGTAATGAGATACGGCAATTATTAATAAACCTATACCGTAATGGCTTAGAAGCGATGAGCACAGGGAAAGTTCTAACCATTAGCACCTACAAGGAAGGTCGAAATTGTGTGGTGCTTGCAGTGCGGGATCAAGGAAAAGGTATCAGGCCCGAAGTATTAGAGAAACTGGGTACTCCATTTTACACGACCAAAGATAATGGAACTGGATTGGGATTAGGCGTATGTTATGCTATTGCTGCCCGGCATAATGCGAAAATAGAAATTCAAACAGGCTCGGAAGGCACTACCTTTTTTGTTAAATTTAATTATGAAAATAATGAACAATAA
- a CDS encoding DUF1456 family protein, protein MAISNNDILIRVRYALDIKDTDMVEIFKLGGVEVTKEEVRKMLTKLKNSYYDEVDDIDVVEYDYEIKCNNVMLESFLNGFITFKRGKQDPKPGQSDRQAMSLKSNGSVNNLVLKKLKIALSLTSEDMLDILEDVGVIVTKGELSALLRKEGHKNYKECGDRYARNFLKGLAVSYRG, encoded by the coding sequence ATGGCTATAAGTAATAATGATATATTAATTCGAGTAAGATATGCTCTGGATATAAAAGATACAGATATGGTGGAGATATTTAAACTTGGTGGCGTTGAAGTAACAAAAGAAGAAGTGCGAAAGATGCTGACAAAATTAAAAAACAGTTACTATGATGAAGTTGATGATATTGATGTAGTTGAATATGATTACGAAATAAAATGCAATAATGTTATGTTAGAGTCATTTTTGAATGGTTTTATTACTTTTAAAAGAGGAAAACAAGATCCAAAACCAGGGCAATCGGATAGACAAGCGATGTCTTTAAAGAGTAATGGAAGTGTTAATAATCTCGTTCTAAAAAAATTGAAGATAGCACTATCATTAACAAGTGAAGATATGCTTGATATATTAGAAGACGTAGGAGTCATTGTAACAAAAGGAGAATTAAGCGCTCTATTAAGAAAAGAAGGCCATAAGAATTACAAAGAGTGCGGTGATAGATACGCAAGGAATTTCTTAAAGGGATTAGCTGTAAGCTATAGAGGATAA
- a CDS encoding M48 family metallopeptidase: protein MVHTYLGETINFHITYKKKKSVRLYVDSYGNVEVQAPKGTPVEYLVQLLEEKWDWIQATRKEMQERALGPQEKGYDQGEGFLYLGNTYPIQVSQDVSITQDNAVFEGDKLHIYVKELKDEKIQQALKRFYYKQCKAVVEKSIKAHQNNFKTKPRSIRITDSSRTWGTCDSNLQLTFNWKLAMAPQRVIDYVVVHEMCHMVHLNHDRSFWRLVGKIMPDYKEMENWLALSSWKMTV, encoded by the coding sequence ATGGTACATACATATTTAGGTGAGACAATTAATTTTCATATAACTTATAAGAAGAAAAAGTCGGTGCGTCTTTATGTAGATTCTTACGGAAATGTTGAGGTGCAAGCCCCGAAAGGTACACCTGTTGAATACTTAGTCCAATTGTTAGAGGAGAAATGGGATTGGATTCAGGCAACACGTAAGGAAATGCAGGAGCGAGCGCTTGGACCACAGGAAAAAGGTTATGATCAAGGAGAGGGTTTTCTGTATTTAGGAAACACATATCCGATACAGGTTTCTCAAGATGTAAGTATTACGCAAGACAATGCAGTGTTTGAAGGGGATAAGCTACATATTTATGTGAAAGAGCTTAAGGATGAGAAAATCCAGCAAGCTTTGAAGCGATTTTATTATAAGCAGTGTAAGGCGGTAGTGGAAAAGAGTATTAAAGCGCATCAAAACAACTTTAAAACAAAACCGCGTTCTATTCGTATTACAGATAGTAGTCGTACGTGGGGAACTTGTGATTCAAATCTACAACTAACATTCAATTGGAAACTAGCAATGGCACCTCAGAGGGTAATTGATTATGTAGTTGTTCATGAAATGTGTCATATGGTTCATTTAAATCATGATCGCTCTTTTTGGCGTCTTGTCGGGAAGATAATGCCTGATTATAAGGAAATGGAAAACTGGTTAGCGTTATCGAGCTGGAAGATGACGGTTTAG
- a CDS encoding GNAT family N-acetyltransferase: MTILYEGTLKQNEQPFHVTLLSLEHIEQILSLQNVIVEALEDKGRLQPLSLEEFQYILEGNGMMIGAFIQNELIAFRALLVPPIDDEHLGLDIGLPESQLHRVIYQEISNVHPNCRGNGMQKILATVIMDELQKEDSQYDYVCCTVAPFNIPSLKDKFAQGMEIAALKEKYGGSMRYVFVKELRGDKERDWSDVKSVPMSDAGGQQALLSEGYRGYEMERIDDTFTVNFGR; encoded by the coding sequence ATGACGATTCTTTACGAAGGAACATTAAAACAAAACGAACAACCATTTCACGTTACATTACTATCACTAGAGCACATCGAACAAATTTTATCATTACAAAACGTTATAGTTGAAGCGCTAGAAGATAAAGGTCGTTTACAACCACTCTCGCTAGAAGAATTTCAATACATTCTAGAAGGAAACGGCATGATGATCGGGGCGTTTATACAAAACGAGCTCATCGCATTTCGTGCCCTACTAGTCCCTCCTATCGACGATGAACATTTAGGGCTTGATATTGGTCTACCAGAAAGTCAGCTACACCGCGTCATCTATCAAGAAATCTCAAACGTTCATCCGAACTGCCGAGGAAATGGCATGCAAAAAATATTAGCCACAGTCATCATGGATGAATTACAAAAAGAAGACAGCCAGTACGACTATGTTTGTTGCACCGTTGCACCTTTCAACATCCCTAGTTTAAAAGATAAGTTTGCGCAAGGTATGGAAATTGCTGCATTGAAGGAGAAGTACGGCGGGAGTATGCGGTATGTTTTTGTGAAGGAATTGCGTGGGGATAAGGAAAGAGATTGGTCCGATGTTAAGAGCGTTCCGATGAGTGATGCTGGTGGACAGCAGGCGTTGCTTTCGGAGGGGTATCGTGGGTATGAAATGGAGAGAATAGACGATACTTTCACTGTGAATTTTGGACGATAA
- a CDS encoding mandelate racemase/muconate lactonizing enzyme family protein, with protein MKITAIHLYAIRLPLRDPFVISYGSYSDMPSIIVKMETDEGIIGYGEGVADDHVTGESWESTFHVLKHTLAPALIGKNPMNIEKIHDMMDNTIYGIPTAKAAIDIACFDILGKKLNQPVYQLIGGRYHEEFPVTHVLSIADPENMAEEAASMIKKGYQSFKMKVGTNVKEDVKRIEAVRERVGNDIAIRVDVNQGWKNSANTLTALRSLGHLNIDWIEQPVVADDIDAMAHIRSKTDLPLMIDEGLKGSREMRQIIKLDAADKVNIKLMKCGGIYPAVKLAHQAEMAGIECQVGSMVESSVASSAGFHVAFSKKIITSVELTGPLKFTKDIGNLHYDVPFIRLNEKPGLGIEINENTLQELTVFQDVVR; from the coding sequence ATGAAAATTACAGCTATTCATCTTTACGCAATTCGTTTACCACTTCGCGATCCGTTTGTTATTAGTTATGGTTCTTATTCTGATATGCCTTCTATTATCGTCAAAATGGAAACAGATGAAGGCATTATCGGTTACGGTGAAGGCGTTGCTGATGATCACGTTACAGGTGAATCATGGGAAAGTACTTTCCATGTTTTAAAACATACACTAGCTCCTGCTCTAATTGGGAAAAATCCAATGAATATCGAAAAAATACACGATATGATGGACAATACAATTTACGGTATTCCTACTGCGAAAGCTGCGATTGATATCGCTTGTTTTGATATACTGGGTAAAAAACTAAATCAACCTGTATATCAATTAATTGGAGGACGCTACCATGAAGAATTTCCTGTCACTCACGTCTTAAGTATCGCCGATCCAGAAAATATGGCTGAAGAAGCGGCTTCCATGATTAAGAAAGGTTACCAATCTTTCAAAATGAAAGTCGGCACGAATGTAAAAGAAGATGTAAAACGAATTGAAGCTGTACGTGAACGTGTAGGAAATGATATCGCGATTCGTGTTGATGTAAACCAAGGCTGGAAAAATAGCGCAAACACATTAACAGCACTTCGTTCATTAGGTCATTTAAACATCGACTGGATTGAACAGCCTGTTGTCGCAGACGATATTGATGCAATGGCTCATATTCGTTCGAAAACAGATCTTCCGCTTATGATTGATGAAGGACTAAAAGGCTCTCGTGAAATGCGCCAAATTATTAAATTAGACGCAGCTGATAAAGTGAATATAAAACTAATGAAATGCGGCGGCATATATCCAGCTGTAAAACTCGCTCATCAAGCTGAAATGGCAGGCATTGAATGCCAAGTTGGATCCATGGTCGAATCATCTGTTGCCTCTTCCGCAGGATTCCATGTCGCTTTCTCAAAAAAAATCATTACTAGCGTCGAGCTAACAGGACCATTAAAATTCACGAAAGACATCGGAAACTTACATTACGACGTACCATTTATTCGCTTAAACGAAAAGCCGGGACTCGGCATTGAAATAAACGAAAATACATTACAAGAACTAACCGTCTTTCAAGACGTTGTACGCTAA
- a CDS encoding transcriptional regulator has protein sequence MMIKIAVVGSKKFMENLLPIAHKLEEIEIDPYIYLHPAESSEILKRLKPCDVIFFSGALPYYMAKEIREQLPIPSVYLQQDETTVASSLLSILYHQGIQPHKISIDLVDRSFITNVFHDIGLKETPQVMDYENMLWSNDEIKRIIDFHLAKYQSGEVDLALTSIHAVYDELQKICIPSERMIDPTQSIIHGLKDAKIKAELAKSHSATVGACIISFIELQESSLEQLNVISKELRGSFKQVDEMTFILYTTRGDIELSIKTNTIARLFMNIEGAVSVGFGYGKTVNEAEKNAKIAQGFARNNPIERCFYILTSDKELFGPFPKEQRVQSLKNDNPELMKIAKETKLSPANLSKIIQFSQSHPSLKFTAADLSEYLQVTRRSTERLLKKLVDYRYANICGEEMPYQQGRPRAIYELNLPLYSFQKF, from the coding sequence ATGATGATAAAAATTGCAGTTGTCGGTTCAAAAAAGTTTATGGAGAATCTTTTACCTATTGCTCATAAACTAGAAGAGATAGAGATTGATCCATATATTTACCTTCACCCGGCAGAATCTTCCGAAATATTAAAACGTTTAAAACCTTGTGATGTTATCTTTTTCTCAGGTGCTTTACCTTATTATATGGCAAAAGAAATAAGAGAACAATTACCAATTCCAAGTGTATATTTGCAGCAAGACGAGACAACTGTCGCATCTTCACTTCTTTCTATATTATATCATCAAGGTATTCAACCTCATAAAATTTCAATTGATTTAGTAGATCGTTCGTTTATTACAAATGTGTTCCATGACATCGGTCTAAAAGAAACGCCGCAAGTGATGGATTATGAAAATATGTTATGGAGTAATGATGAAATTAAGAGAATCATTGATTTTCATTTAGCTAAATATCAATCAGGAGAGGTTGATTTAGCTTTAACTAGTATTCACGCTGTCTACGATGAACTTCAAAAAATATGTATTCCTTCAGAGCGCATGATAGATCCGACGCAATCAATTATACATGGGTTAAAAGATGCAAAAATAAAAGCTGAGTTAGCAAAAAGCCATTCAGCTACTGTTGGTGCTTGTATTATATCCTTTATAGAGTTACAAGAAAGCTCGCTTGAACAATTAAATGTAATTTCAAAAGAATTACGTGGTTCATTTAAACAAGTTGATGAAATGACTTTTATTTTGTATACAACTCGTGGTGATATTGAATTGAGTATAAAAACAAATACGATAGCTCGTTTATTTATGAATATAGAAGGCGCAGTGTCTGTTGGATTTGGTTACGGTAAAACAGTAAATGAAGCGGAAAAAAATGCAAAAATCGCTCAAGGTTTCGCAAGGAATAATCCGATAGAACGCTGCTTTTATATACTAACAAGTGATAAAGAATTATTTGGTCCGTTCCCGAAAGAACAGAGAGTACAAAGTTTAAAAAACGATAATCCAGAATTAATGAAAATAGCGAAGGAAACGAAGCTTAGTCCTGCAAACTTATCAAAAATCATTCAATTTAGTCAATCGCATCCATCATTGAAATTTACAGCGGCCGATCTTTCTGAGTACTTACAAGTGACTCGGCGATCGACGGAAAGGCTATTAAAGAAATTAGTTGATTACAGGTATGCCAATATTTGCGGCGAGGAAATGCCCTATCAACAAGGGCGCCCTC